The Rhodothermaceae bacterium genome contains the following window.
GACTTAAACGCGCGACTACAGCTAGTATACTGATCCCATCGCAATGGGATTCTCATCATGCGCCGCTACAATACGCCGGATGTCCTGCTCTGCCGAAGCAGGCGCAATCACGACCAATCCGATCCCCAGGTTAAACGTATCTCGCATGTCGTCTTCCGGCACAGCGCCGCGCTTCTGGATGAGATCAAAAACAGGCGGGCGCTCCCAGCTTTCGTAGTCCACCTGTATATGAAGCCCGTCAGGGAGTACGCGATGGGTGTTTCCTTCGATCCCACCTCCGGTCACATGAACAAAAGCATGTGCATGCTCTTTGAGCTCGCGGATTAAGGATAGATAACACTTGTGTATGCTTAATAATTCTTCTTCAATGCTTGTCCCTTTCAGTTGTGCAGGCCTTTCGTTCAGATGAAATCCCGAAAGGGTTCCTAGGAGAACTTTGCGTGCAAGGGAGTAGCCATTTGTATGAAGTCCAGACGAAGGGATTCCCCAAAGCGTGTCTCCCTTCTGGATCTTGCTACCATCGATAATATGGTCCTTGTCCACTAGGCCCACGATTACGCCCGCTAAATCGTAATCCGTAAGTGAGTACAGGTCGGGCATCTCGGCGGTTTCTCCTCCAATCAGAGCAATCCCGGCATTTTTGCATGCGCGAACCATCCCTTTTACCACTGCTTCCAGAACTACGGGGGATAGTTCTCCGGCCGCGAAATAATCAAGAAAATACAAGGGTTCAGCCCCACACACGGCAATATCATTTATGCAGTGATTGACCAGATCTTCCCCAACCGTATCGTGAACCCCCGCTTTTACGGCGACCTTCACCTTCGTCCCTACACCATCGATTGAGGATACCAATATGGGCTTCTTGTACCCAGAAAGGTCAAGTTGGAAGAAGCCTCCGAATGCCCCGACATCTCGAATCACTCCTGGGGTATGCGTTGACCTGATTAAAGGCTTCAGGCGTTTTAGCGCCTCGTTGGCCGCTTGGATATCTACACCTGCATCCTTATAGTCTGTCATCGAATCGTTTTGCCTGTATAGACCTGCAAATATACGCGTGTTTTGTCTAGTAACGTAAGTTCGACCGGCTTTGACCAAACATCAAACTTCCGCGACTCTATCCGAGCCAAGGTATGTAGTCCACCGGTCCAGTAGATACGAAATCGCCGTCGACACCAGCCGCTGAGGTCACTGTTCAAGGTTCTGCATGAGGCGTATGCATCTCGTGCATAAACGACCTGTTTCCAGAGTACTGAGCGAAGTCCGGAAGAAAGCCTGCCCTCCATCAGGTCTGTACTGTCCACATTATTTTTCTGCAGTAGATCAAGCGGAATAAACTGTCGCCCTGCCTGTAGATCTTCTTTGAGGAACATGAGGGATCGCGTTAGAAACACAGCTCGCCCAAATTTTCTGACTGGATCCTCGACCCAGTTTGCGGTATATCCTGCCAGCTTTGCCAACAGAAGTGCATGTGAGCCCGTAGAGCGGTCCATGTAGTCAAAGAGGTCCGTAATCGTATGGATCGTCGGAACTCCTTCTTCAATGAACTGAGCATCAACTAGGTGAGCCGGTAAACCAAACTCCTCGCATATTGCGTGCGCTTTGCTACGATGGACAGGTGAGTCCTCACCGGCCCGTGCCGCATAGTGCCATTGCCAAAGAACTTCCGCTGCCGCTCGGAATTCATTTTGCGGCCAGTCCGATGGAGCGAAGGGGGGCATCAATCAATTCCAAGATTCGAGTTTCAAACGGAGTGCGTCTGATGTTGGTTCAAGTGATTGAACACGAGTAGGCATTGATTCCAGTTTCGTCAATGCACGGACGGAAGCAGGAGCATGCCCCAGTGCCCGTTCCACTGTATCAGGAAATTTGGCAGGATGGGCAGTTGACAATACGACCACCGGTGCGGGTCTATTACGTACAGCTGCCAGTGCGACCGCGGTATGTGGATCAGCCGTGTAGCCAGTTTCTTCGTAAACACGCCGGATGGAGGTCAGTGTGTCCTCGTCAGAGCATGAGTTGCCTTGGATCATGCGGCGCATCTGATTTTCCGGCAACAAAAATTTAAGACGCTCAAAATTACTAGGGCGACCTACGTCCATTGCATTCGACAGCGTTCGGATGGACTCTCCAAAAGCGCTTTTATTACCTGCAAGGAATTTAGGGTATCCATCGTTTGCATTATGTGCAGCAATGAAGTTGCGTACCGGAAGTCCGCAAAGCGACGACAGCACTCCCGCAGTCAGATTGCCAAGGTTACCGCAGGGAACACATACATCAGCACTGCCCCACTGCCCCTGTGCAAAAGCCCAGTAGTAATAGAGCATCTGTGGCAAAAGACGTCCCACATTGATGGAGTTCGCCGCAGATAGGCGCAGGCCTCCAGGGGAAACCAGCAGTTCTTTGACCATTGCCTGGCAATCATCAAAGGTCCCGTTGACCGCAAATGCACGCACCCCCTTCCGCTGTACAATAAGCTGCTTCTCCTGCGTGGGGCTGACTTGGCCTTTTGGGTACAGCACGGCAACCCGCAAGTTCGGGAGATTACCAAAGCCATCCGCCACTGCACTTCCTGTATCTCCCGAGGTGGCGACCAAGATCGTCAGCGGCTCATCTTTGACCAAATGGTTCATGAGCCGGGACATCGTACGTGCACCAAAATCCTTGAATGACAAGGTCGGGCCATGAAAGAGCTCCAGGACCCATACATTCCCCACCTTTACCAAGGGGACCGGGAAATTAAGTGCTTGCCTGAGTATGGATGCCAGGACCGTTTCGGGGATTTCACTACCCAGCCATGGCGTGAGGATCCGCATAGACATTGCGGAGAAATCCGTAGCTGCCTTCCAGGCTTGCGTGTCTATCTCTGGAAGTTTTTCTGGGACAAAGAGCCCGCCACCCGGCGCCAAGCCTTGTAATAATGCCGTCGGAAAATCAACGGGCTGCACATTCCCACGCGTACTCACATACCACATGAGCTATGTACATTCTCGAACGCCATGCATATCTGCCTGCGTGACGATCCCATTCGCTTCCTCTCCAGCCGCCTCAACCATTGCACTGCATATCTCTGATGCCGACTTCGCATCATTTACAATCGCAAACATCGCCGGTCCTGATCCAGTTAATGCCACTGCACATGCACCGGCATCCATTGCTGCTTCACGTACGGCAGCATAGCAGGGTAAAAGGCTTGCCCGTGCGGGCTCTACAATGCGATCTCGCATCATGTAAGGAGCAAGTGTATCCCAATCTCCCGCCATTAATGAATGCAGTACAAACGCCAAATCACTGGCATTATGTACGGCTTCAAGTCTCGGGACAACACTAGGCAGAATCGTTCTTGCA
Protein-coding sequences here:
- a CDS encoding phosphoribosylformylglycinamidine cyclo-ligase; translation: MTDYKDAGVDIQAANEALKRLKPLIRSTHTPGVIRDVGAFGGFFQLDLSGYKKPILVSSIDGVGTKVKVAVKAGVHDTVGEDLVNHCINDIAVCGAEPLYFLDYFAAGELSPVVLEAVVKGMVRACKNAGIALIGGETAEMPDLYSLTDYDLAGVIVGLVDKDHIIDGSKIQKGDTLWGIPSSGLHTNGYSLARKVLLGTLSGFHLNERPAQLKGTSIEEELLSIHKCYLSLIRELKEHAHAFVHVTGGGIEGNTHRVLPDGLHIQVDYESWERPPVFDLIQKRGAVPEDDMRDTFNLGIGLVVIAPASAEQDIRRIVAAHDENPIAMGSVY
- the thrC gene encoding threonine synthase translates to MWYVSTRGNVQPVDFPTALLQGLAPGGGLFVPEKLPEIDTQAWKAATDFSAMSMRILTPWLGSEIPETVLASILRQALNFPVPLVKVGNVWVLELFHGPTLSFKDFGARTMSRLMNHLVKDEPLTILVATSGDTGSAVADGFGNLPNLRVAVLYPKGQVSPTQEKQLIVQRKGVRAFAVNGTFDDCQAMVKELLVSPGGLRLSAANSINVGRLLPQMLYYYWAFAQGQWGSADVCVPCGNLGNLTAGVLSSLCGLPVRNFIAAHNANDGYPKFLAGNKSAFGESIRTLSNAMDVGRPSNFERLKFLLPENQMRRMIQGNSCSDEDTLTSIRRVYEETGYTADPHTAVALAAVRNRPAPVVVLSTAHPAKFPDTVERALGHAPASVRALTKLESMPTRVQSLEPTSDALRLKLESWN